From Leishmania braziliensis MHOM/BR/75/M2904 complete genome, chromosome 22, a single genomic window includes:
- a CDS encoding putative phosphoinositide-specific phospholipase C, whose amino-acid sequence MGALCSKVDTFDKRATKHIPALTALTDNYFSIHNPNENESALFFASLRVALHSMLHCSKEEVNDVLISSCSCSVSTSAALDRYLSRNTFKVAPDPTTAKIMQVWMAYDKDNSGDLSYSEMKRLVGGLNFSKGLTEEILKPFKDDKRHTITFADFTRVYSDAVSFKELGYVFKGLAGDRETISRDTFARFLFDVQGENCDAETLNEKLALMGCVDTDGITEKNFVAYLMSPHFDSAMEQKKLEEVYHDMDQTISCYFINTSHNTYLTGDQLTSKSSPEMYKRVLLDGCRCVELDCWNGPHGEPIVHHGYTPTSRIAFRDCITVIRQHAFTASPYPVILSLEVHASVAQQDRMAEILEKELGSLLFQPSWGAGVRPTILFSPNNLKYKILIKTKRGDFSPGELGIDKYDDAETDSVATTGSIDYLAMKAARKKAKKDVIKVSEKLSAIVSIEASGYKGVKDLSYLLDKQPYHCSSFSEGKVEAIARENRDALVRINDTYLSRTYPAGSRFDSSNYNPHLYWECGCHMVSINWQSTTTLGWRLNRGFFLDNGLCGYLLKPDYLRPITSSNAAVAEKSRLLTVEVISGFSLPKPPKASKSDISDPFVTMFLEGPGVDCTPMSTHTIHNNGFHPVWRGAGQTERTWTVHRWSMTTLVLQIHDRNKYSPSELLADAVIPLRVLRKGFRKVPLNDHAGYNIPGSSLVCRIDYTDEPGSF is encoded by the coding sequence ATGGGAGCCCTCTGCAGCAAAGTGGACACTTTCGACAAGCGCGCCACCAAGCACATTCCGGCACTCACGGCGCTTACAGACAACTACTTCTCCATCCACAACCCAAACGAGAATGAGTCTGCCCTCTTTTTCGCCTCGCTGCGAGTGGCGCTCCACAGCATGCTACATTGCAGTAAGGAAGAGGTGAACGATGTCTTAATCTCttcgtgcagctgcagcgtgagCACAAGTGCTGCGCTTGATAGGTATCTGTCCAGGAACACATTCAAGGTGGCACCGGATCCCACGACTGCCAAGATCATGCAGGTGTGGATGGCGTACGACAAAGACAACAGCGGCGACTTGAGCTACTCGGAGATGAAGCGCCTGGTGGGGGGGCTCAACTTCTCGAAGGGTTTGACTGAAGAAATCCTGAAACCCTTCAAGGACGACAAGCGCCATACGATCACCTTCGCCGATTTTACGAGAGTGTACTCGGACGCCGTGAGCTTCAAGGAGCTTGGCTACGTCTTCAAGGGTTTAGCAGGCGACCGGGAGACCATCTCGCGCGATACTTTCGCCAGGTTTCTCTTCGATGTCCAAGGCGAGAACTGCGATGCCGAGACGCTCAACGAGAAGCTCGCTCTCATGGGCTGCGTCGACACGGACGGCATCACTGAGAAGAACTTCGTTGCGTATCTTATGAGCCCCCACTTCGACTCCGCGATGGAGCAGAAGAAGCTCGAGGAGGTCTACCACGACATGGACCAGACGATCTCCTGCTACTTCATCAACACTTCACACAACACATACCTCACTGGCGACCAGCTCACGAGCAAGTCTTCCCCAGAGATGTATAAAAGGGTACTTCTCGACGGGTGCCGGTGCGTGGAGCTCGATTGCTGGAACGGCCCTCATGGTGAGCCGATTGTGCACCACGGCTACACCCCCACCTCTCGCATCGCCTTCAGAGATTGCATTACAGTGATTCGCCAGCACGCCTTCACCGCTTCGCCATACCCCGTGATACTCTCGCTGGAGGTGCACGCTTCGGTGGCTCAGCAGGATAGGATGGCGGAGATTCTCGAAAAAGAACTGGGCTCGCTGCTCTTCCAACCTTCGTGGGGCGCCGGTGTGAGGCCCACCATACTCTTCTCGCCCAACAACTTGAAATACAAAATCCTCATAAAGACAAAGCGCGGTGATTTCTCTCCTGGTGAGTTGGGCATCGACAAATATGACGACGCTGAGACGGACTCGGTGGCGACCACAGGCAGCATTGACTACCTGGCGATGAAGGCGGCTCGTAAGAAGGCCAAGAAGGATGTGATCAAGGTGTCGGAGAAGCTGTCAGCCATTGTCTCCATTGAGGCCAGTGGGTACAAGGGCGTCAAGGACTTATCATACCTGTTGGACAAGCAGCCGTACCACTGCTCCTCGTTCTCAGAGGGAAAAGTGGAGGCCATCGCGCGTGAGAACCGCGACGCACTGGTGCGCATCAACGACACGTACCTCAGCCGAACCTATCCCGCTGGCTCGCGCTTCGACAGCAGCAACTACAATCCGCACCTTTACTGGGAGTGTGGGTGCCATATGGTGTCTATTAACTGGCAGTCCACTACCACCTTGGGCTGGCGCCTCAACCGCGGCTTTTTCCTCGACAACGGCCTCTGCGGGTACCTCCTGAAGCCGGACTACCTGCGGCCCATAACCAGCTCCaatgcagcggtggcggagaaGTCGCGGCTGCTAACAGTGGAGGTGATTTCGGGCTTCTCGCTTCCGAAGCCACCGAAGGCAAGCAAGTCAGACATTTCTGATCCGTTTGTGACAATGTTTCTCGAGGGCCCTGGCGTGGACTGCACGCCAATGAGCACGCACACGATCCACAACAACGGCTTTCACCCCGTCTGGCGCGGTGCGGGGCAAACGGAACGGACATGGACGGTGCACCGGTGGTCCATGACAACCCTTGTGCTCCAGATCCACGACCGCAATAAGTACAGCCCATCTGAGCTGCTCGCAGATGCCGTCAttcctctgcgtgtgcttcgCAAAGGATTCCGCAAGGTGCCCCTGAATGACCACGCCGGCTACAACATACCCGGCAGCTCTCTTGTGTGCCGCATCGACTATACGGATGAGCCAGGGTCGTTTTAA